The following proteins are co-located in the Triplophysa dalaica isolate WHDGS20190420 chromosome 2, ASM1584641v1, whole genome shotgun sequence genome:
- the LOC130438261 gene encoding P2X purinoceptor 3-like translates to MWDCITDFFVYETTKSVVVKSWTIGIINRLAQLLIITYFVGWVFLYEKAYQVRDTSIESSVMTKVKGFGEYNNRIMDTADYVTPTQGASVFCIITKLITTEKQTQGRCPETDNKSICIHNANCTESKPASNGLMTGRCVEFNSSKKTCEIKGWCPAEIDDDAAKDLMMEVENFTIFIKNSIRFPRFNFTKGNFLPSINSSYMKKCKFDFQRNMYCPIFKVGDVIRFAQQNFTTLADKGGVIGIKIAWLCDLDKADDECKPTYSFTRLDAMSEKSSVSPGYNFRYAKYFKMENGTEYRTLLKAYAIRFDVLVNGDAGQFNMIPTLINMVAAFTSVGVGTVLCDIILLHFLKGADLYKAKKFEEVSDSTIEESYSLYRSRDHSQLSIKPDEKFSTDSGAFSMGQYS, encoded by the exons ATGTGGGACTGTATAACAGATTTCTTTGTGTACGAGACCACCAAGTCTGTGGTGGTAAAGAGTTGGACCATCGGCATCATCAACCGCCTTGCTCAACTCCTCATCATCACATATTTCGTTGG CTGGGTGTTTCTATATGAGAAGGCATATCAAGTAAGAGATACATCCATCGAATCATCAGTGATGACTAAAGTGAAAGGTTTTGGAGAATATAATAACAGGATCATGGACACGGCCGATTATGTGACACCTACTCAA GGGGCGTCAGTGTTCTGCATCATCACAAAGCTCATCACAACAGAGAAGCAAACGCAGGGGCGCTGTCCCGAG ACAGACAACAAATCCATATGTATTCACAATGCTAACTGTACGGAGTCAAAACCTGCTAGCAATG GCTTGATGACTGGACGATGTGTTGAgtttaattcttcaaaaaaaaccTGTGAGATCAAAGGATGGTGTCCTGCAGAGATAGATGATGATGCTGCAAA GGACCTCATGATGGAGGTGGAGAACTTTACCATTTTCATCAAGAACAGCATTCGCTTCCCCCGTTTCAACTTCACAAA GGGAAACTTTTTGCCCTCCATCAACAGTTCTTACATGAAGAAGTGTAAATTTGACTTTCAGAGGAACATGTATTGTCCGATATTCAAAGTTGGAGATGTAATCCGATTTGCTCAACAAAACTTCACCACTCTTGCTGATAAA gGGGGAGTAATAGGAATAAAAATAGCATGGCTGTGTGATTTAGATAAGGCAGACGATGAATGCAAACCCACCTATTCATTCACTCGCCTGGACGCCATGTCAGAGAAGTCCAGTGTCTCACCTGGATACAACTTCAG GTATGCAAAGTATTTTAAGATGGAGAACGGGACCGAGTATCGAACATTGCTGAAAGCCTATGCCATCAGATTCGATGTGCTGGTTAATGGAGAT GCAGGACAATTTAACATGATCCCAACTCTTATCAACATGGTTGCTGCCTTCACTTCTGTTGGTGTG GGCACAGTGCTCTGTGACATCATTCTGCTGCACTTCCTTAAAGGAGCCGATCTGTACAAGGCCAAAAAATTTGAAGAG GTATCAGATTCAACTATTGAAGAGAGCTACTCATTATACAGGAGCAGAGATCACAgccagctgtcaatcaaaccgGACGAGAAGTTCTCAACTGATTCTGGAGCATTTTCCATGGGACAATATAGTTAA